In Candidatus Methylopumilus universalis, one DNA window encodes the following:
- the hisD gene encoding histidinol dehydrogenase, translated as MIQIKKLNTEDPNFKDQLSQLIFFEAEDNIQIEKTVTEILSDVKKRGDEAVIEYTKKFDHVDFSRMAELEISKEELNLALENLPAASREALEEAAKRVFEYHKKQLISSWSYTEDDQTLLGQKVTSLDRVGLYVPGGKAAYPSSVLMNAIPAKVAGVREIIMVVPSPLGERNQLVLAAAALVKVDRVFAIGGAQAIGALAYGTEMIPQVDKIVGPGNAYVAEAKRRVFGVVGIDMIAGPSEILIIADEKSNPDWIAMDLFSQAEHDELAQSILISPSAAFLDQVQESVNKLIGSMPRKNIIETSLKNRGAMIKVKTLEEAAEISNFISPEHLELSVDDPDLLINSIKHAGAIFMGRNTCEAVGDYCAGPNHVLPTSRTARFSSPLGVYDFQKRSSLIKLSNQGARKLGKIASVLAHGEGLQAHAKSAEYRIDNE; from the coding sequence ATGATTCAAATTAAAAAACTCAACACAGAAGATCCAAACTTTAAAGATCAGTTAAGTCAGCTCATTTTCTTTGAGGCTGAAGATAATATTCAAATCGAAAAGACTGTCACAGAAATTTTGAGTGATGTTAAAAAAAGAGGCGACGAAGCCGTGATTGAATATACTAAAAAATTTGATCATGTAGATTTTTCGCGCATGGCTGAGTTAGAAATTTCTAAAGAAGAACTAAATCTGGCTTTGGAAAATTTACCTGCGGCATCGAGAGAGGCTCTTGAGGAGGCAGCTAAGAGAGTTTTTGAATATCACAAAAAACAGTTAATCAGTTCTTGGAGCTACACAGAAGACGATCAGACGTTACTTGGTCAAAAAGTTACATCATTAGACCGTGTAGGTTTATATGTTCCTGGAGGGAAAGCCGCATATCCTTCTTCAGTATTAATGAATGCAATTCCAGCAAAGGTTGCTGGGGTTCGAGAAATTATTATGGTTGTTCCATCTCCTCTTGGAGAAAGAAACCAATTGGTGTTAGCAGCTGCAGCACTTGTAAAAGTTGATCGTGTATTTGCAATTGGTGGCGCTCAAGCAATAGGCGCTTTAGCCTATGGCACGGAAATGATTCCTCAAGTCGACAAAATCGTAGGGCCGGGCAATGCTTATGTTGCAGAGGCTAAAAGAAGAGTTTTTGGTGTGGTTGGTATTGATATGATTGCAGGACCCTCAGAAATACTTATTATTGCAGATGAAAAATCTAATCCAGATTGGATTGCTATGGATTTATTTTCTCAGGCAGAACATGATGAGCTCGCACAATCAATTTTAATTAGCCCAAGCGCTGCCTTTTTAGATCAGGTTCAAGAAAGTGTTAACAAGCTGATTGGAAGCATGCCTAGAAAAAATATTATTGAAACTTCTTTAAAAAATAGAGGTGCAATGATTAAAGTAAAAACATTAGAAGAAGCGGCAGAGATTTCAAATTTTATTTCACCCGAACATTTGGAGCTTTCAGTAGATGATCCAGATCTGCTCATTAATAGTATTAAACATGCCGGTGCTATTTTTATGGGAAGAAATACATGCGAAGCTGTAGGGGACTATTGTGCTGGACCAAATCATGTATTACCTACATCAAGAACAGCAAGATTTTCTTCGCCACTTGGCGTTTATGATTTTCAAAAACGCTCAAGCTTAATTAAATTATCCAATCAAGGCGCACGTAAGCTTGGAAAAATTGCTTCAGTCTTGGCGCATGGCGAAGGACTTCAGGCGCATGCAAAATCTGCAGAGTATCGTATAGATAATGAGTAA
- the hisH gene encoding imidazole glycerol phosphate synthase subunit HisH: MIAIIDYGMGNLKSVFNAFKQVSPEADIKVTSNPADIKKAHHVVFPGQGAMPDCIRELDERNLRSSVLDAAKTKPFLGICIGLQMLFDKSEEGNVDGLGLLSGTIKRFNNENTADESGHKLKIPHMGWNEVSQTNNHPLWQNISNNDRFYFVHSYYLESKDKNIVSAETSYAQKFCCAIAKENIFAVQFHPEKSSTAGLQLIKNFVQWSV, from the coding sequence ATGATCGCAATCATTGATTATGGAATGGGAAATTTAAAGTCAGTATTTAATGCCTTTAAACAAGTCTCGCCTGAAGCTGATATTAAAGTTACAAGCAATCCTGCTGATATTAAAAAAGCACATCACGTCGTTTTTCCTGGCCAAGGTGCTATGCCTGATTGCATAAGAGAGCTTGATGAAAGAAATTTAAGATCCTCTGTTCTAGACGCGGCAAAAACAAAACCTTTTTTAGGAATATGCATTGGTTTGCAAATGCTATTTGATAAAAGTGAAGAAGGCAATGTGGACGGCTTAGGATTGTTGAGCGGCACCATTAAGCGATTTAATAATGAAAATACAGCGGACGAAAGCGGTCATAAGTTAAAAATTCCTCATATGGGATGGAATGAAGTGTCACAAACAAATAATCATCCTTTATGGCAAAACATCAGTAATAACGATCGATTTTATTTTGTTCATAGTTATTATTTAGAGTCTAAAGATAAAAATATCGTGTCAGCTGAAACGTCATATGCACAAAAATTTTGTTGTGCTATTGCTAAAGAAAATATTTTTGCAGTGCAATTTCATCCAGAAAAAAGTTCTACAGCTGGCTTACAGCTTATAAAAAACTTCGTTCAATGGTCAGTATAG
- the hisG gene encoding ATP phosphoribosyltransferase yields the protein MKITIALSKGRIFEQTIPLLERLGITCNENPETSRKLILDTNQKDIKLIIVRATDVPTYVEYGAADIGITGKDILDEYMGEGLYQPIDLNIGRCKMMVAAKQDFDYAGAVKRGVRLKVATKYVKTAKEHFAKKGMHIDLIKLYGSMELAPLVGLADVIVDLVSTGKTLKANNLIAVEDICDISSRLIINQASLKLKRELLQPILGQFEKALKA from the coding sequence ATGAAAATTACAATCGCATTATCTAAAGGAAGAATATTTGAACAAACCATCCCTCTTTTGGAAAGACTAGGGATTACTTGTAATGAAAATCCTGAGACGTCAAGGAAACTGATTTTAGATACCAATCAAAAAGATATAAAACTGATTATTGTAAGAGCTACAGATGTACCAACTTACGTTGAATATGGCGCAGCTGATATTGGTATTACAGGTAAAGATATCCTTGATGAATATATGGGCGAAGGGCTATATCAACCAATTGATCTTAATATTGGACGTTGCAAAATGATGGTCGCAGCTAAACAAGATTTTGATTACGCAGGCGCTGTAAAAAGAGGCGTTCGTTTAAAGGTAGCAACAAAATATGTAAAAACCGCTAAAGAGCACTTTGCAAAAAAAGGCATGCATATCGATTTAATTAAACTTTATGGCTCAATGGAGCTAGCTCCCCTTGTAGGACTTGCAGATGTCATTGTAGATTTAGTCAGCACAGGGAAAACGTTAAAAGCTAATAATCTCATAGCTGTTGAAGACATTTGCGATATCAGTTCGCGACTAATTATTAACCAAGCATCTTTAAAATTAAAAAGAGAGCTATTGCAGCCTATTCTTGGCCAATTTGAAAAAGCTCTCAAAGCCTAA
- the hisC gene encoding histidinol-phosphate transaminase yields the protein MSKFWSKVVHGLTPYVPGEQPKINNLVKLNTNENPYGPSPKVIAAIKQFADDTLRLYPDPNSEALKTSIADYFKVKTHNVFVGNGSDEVLAIAFQALLKHNAPILFPDITYSFYPVYCKLYEIDFKVIPLNDAFEIVLNDYLIPNGGIIFPNPNAPTGIPITSNQIENFLKKNNSSVVIVDEAYVDFGTESVIHLTEKYNNLLVTHSFSKSRSLAGLRLGYAIGHADLIEALIRVKDSFNSYPIDRLGLIAGIESFKDDSYFKNICQKVIHTKLNFIEKLTSLNFSVLPSGANFIFAKHTSVEGNIIVSKLRDQGIVVRRFDNPIRISSYIRFTIGSDEEMDSLLKALKLILSA from the coding sequence ATGAGTAAATTTTGGAGCAAAGTAGTTCATGGTTTAACACCATACGTTCCTGGCGAGCAACCCAAAATTAATAATCTTGTTAAGTTAAATACGAACGAGAATCCTTACGGGCCAAGCCCAAAAGTTATTGCTGCAATTAAACAGTTTGCTGATGACACTTTAAGGCTATACCCAGACCCAAATTCAGAAGCACTTAAAACATCAATTGCAGATTATTTTAAAGTAAAGACTCATAATGTTTTTGTAGGCAATGGTTCGGATGAAGTTTTAGCCATTGCTTTTCAGGCACTTTTAAAACATAACGCACCTATTTTATTTCCTGATATTACTTATAGTTTTTACCCCGTTTACTGCAAGCTGTATGAAATTGACTTTAAGGTCATACCTCTGAATGATGCATTTGAGATTGTATTAAATGATTATTTAATACCTAATGGAGGTATTATTTTTCCAAACCCAAATGCACCTACTGGCATTCCGATTACTTCAAATCAGATTGAAAATTTCCTCAAAAAGAATAATAGTTCTGTAGTGATTGTAGATGAAGCTTATGTCGATTTTGGTACGGAATCTGTTATTCACCTTACAGAAAAATACAATAATTTATTAGTCACCCATTCATTTTCTAAATCGAGATCATTGGCAGGATTAAGACTCGGTTACGCTATAGGACATGCAGACCTTATTGAGGCTTTAATAAGAGTCAAAGATAGTTTTAACTCTTACCCGATAGATCGATTAGGATTAATTGCAGGCATTGAATCCTTCAAAGATGATTCATATTTTAAAAATATCTGCCAAAAAGTTATTCATACAAAATTAAATTTTATAGAAAAACTGACTAGCCTTAATTTTTCAGTACTTCCTTCAGGCGCTAATTTTATTTTTGCTAAACATACTAGTGTCGAGGGAAACATAATCGTAAGCAAACTAAGAGATCAAGGAATTGTGGTAAGGCGTTTTGATAATCCGATACGAATTTCTTCTTATATTCGATTCACAATTGGTTCTGATGAAGAAATGGATTCATTGCTTAAAGCCTTAAAACTTATCCTAAGCGCATGA
- the hisB gene encoding imidazoleglycerol-phosphate dehydratase HisB, producing MTRSASVSRNTNETKIEVSINLDGQGSAKLNTGIGFLDHMLDQVARHGMFDLEVTAKGDLHIDAHHTVEDVGIVLGQAFNKAIGDKKGITRYGSAIIPLDEALSRVVLDISGRPGLEFDVEFKRAVIGEFDVDLIHEFFQGFVNHANITMHIDNLKGDNSHHQAETIYKAFGRALKMAVCIDPKISGITPSTKGSL from the coding sequence ATGACAAGATCAGCATCCGTTTCAAGAAATACAAATGAAACTAAAATTGAGGTAAGTATTAATCTTGATGGTCAGGGGAGTGCAAAACTCAATACTGGCATTGGTTTCTTGGATCATATGTTGGACCAAGTAGCGCGTCATGGTATGTTTGATTTAGAAGTCACAGCAAAAGGCGATCTTCATATTGATGCACATCATACTGTTGAAGACGTTGGTATAGTTCTTGGACAGGCTTTCAATAAAGCAATCGGAGATAAAAAAGGCATTACCAGATATGGTTCAGCCATTATCCCTTTAGATGAAGCTTTGTCTAGAGTTGTGCTTGATATCTCAGGTAGGCCCGGACTTGAATTTGATGTTGAATTTAAAAGAGCGGTTATAGGTGAATTTGACGTTGATTTAATACACGAATTTTTTCAAGGGTTCGTAAATCATGCAAATATCACGATGCACATCGACAATCTTAAAGGCGATAACTCACATCACCAGGCAGAAACAATATATAAGGCATTTGGAAGAGCTCTTAAAATGGCCGTTTGTATTGATCCAAAAATTTCTGGCATAACCCCCTCAACCAAAGGTAGTCTATAA